From Xiphophorus hellerii strain 12219 chromosome 9, Xiphophorus_hellerii-4.1, whole genome shotgun sequence, a single genomic window includes:
- the lnx1 gene encoding E3 ubiquitin-protein ligase LNX isoform X2 codes for MKALLLLVLPWLSPANYTDNLGNLHILYSELCKGASHYGLSTDRKRRSQEGECTDSTSELTVATLPSDGPAAVALLSDEPGLVNPAFDPSMEDNSQSGSMTSLAARSSSKKIRNFDRSSVRSRSFRRLNRAFSVLRRTKSGTAVSNETSEERDNARNSSVPPEVLALPQLHHLIPDGELTSIKITRQDPSDPLAISIVGGNETPLVRILIQDIYREGVIARDGRLLPGDMILKVNGIDISNVPHYFAVTTLRQPCQLLRLTVLREQRHRYRSHSHGHAHGAGVHQSLGLPHHPMRDDSIHVVLNKNIPDEQLGIKLVRRAEEHGVYIFHLLEGGLAARDGQLCVGDRVLAINGHDLRYGAPEHAALLIQASEHSVHFVVSRQICLPNPDILPEGPWGMDGPPPYSPVDMEQTLLDSCQKPACYEKTVTLTKEPYDSLGMTVAGGMSSRGWDLPIYVTNVDPDGVVGQEGSIRKGDILLNVNGMDLTGVTRGEAVANLKNTSSPVVLKVLEMRPPDDDPPEFTLPPCLSSSPTDSTKSPLPNDDYSPLWVSWLQVPRHLYCCKDVVLRRSTSGSLGFSIVGGHEEVNCNQSFFIRSIVEGTPAYNDGRIRCGDILLEVNGKSTWGMTHTALVRLLKELRGRITLTIVSWPGSLL; via the exons ATGAAGGCTCTGTTGCTCCTGGTTCTGCCCTGGCTCAGCCCAGCCAACTACACAGACAATTTGGGCAACCTGCACATCCTCTATTCTGAACT GTGTAAAGGCGCCTCCCACTATGGACTCTCCACAGACAGGAAGCGCCGCTCGCAGGAGGGCGAGTGCACGGACAGCACGTCGGAGCTCACCGTCGCCACGCTGCCCAGCGACGGCCCCGCCGCCGTGGCGCTGCTCTCGGACGAACCCGGCCTGGTCAACCCGGCGTTCGACCCCAGCATGGAGGACAACAGCCAGTCAGGCAGCATGACCAGCCTGGCCGCTCGCAGCAGCTCCAAGAAGA tcaGAAACTTTGACCGCTCCTCAGTGAGGAGCCGCTCCTTCAGGAGACTGAACCGGGCGTTCAGCGTTCTGCGGCGGACCAAGAGCGGCACTGCCGTCAGCAACGAGACCTCCGAGGAGCGGGACAATGCCAGGAATTCCAGCGTGCCGCCAGAAG TGCTGGCTCTTCCCCAGCTCCATCACCTGATCCCTGACGGTGAGCTTACCAGTATTAAGATCACACGACAGGATCCCTCGGACCCACTGGCCATCAGCATCGTTGGCGGCAACGAGACCCCTCTGGTTCGCATCCTCATCCAGGATATCTACAGGGAAGGGGTCATTGCTCGGGATGGTCGCCTGCTGCCCGGGGACATGATCCTGAAG GTCAATGGCATTGACATCAGCAACGTGCCTCACTACTTTGCCGTGACGACCCTGAGGCAGCCGTGCCAGCTCCTGCGGCTGACCGTGCTCAGAGAGCAGCGGCACCGCTACCGTTCGCACTCGCACGGCCACGCTCACGGAGCCGGCGTCCACCAGTCTCTCGGCCTGCCCCACCATCCGATGAGAGACGACAGCATTCACGTGGTGCTGAACAAGAACATCCCGGACGAACAGCTGGGCATCAAGCTGGTGCGGCGAGCGGAGGAGCACGGGGTCTATATCTTCCACCTGCTGGAGGGAGGCCTGGCCGCGCGTGACGGACAGCTGTGCGTAGGCGACCGCGTGCTGGCCATCAACGGGCACGATCTGCGTTACGGGGCGCCGGAGCACGCCGCTCTGCTCATCCAG GCCAGCGAGCACAGTGTGCACTTCGTGGTATCTCGTCAGATCTGCCTGCCCAACCCAGACATCCTACCAGAGGGGCCATGGGGCATGGACGGCCCCCCGCCATACTCCCCTGTGGATATGGAGCAAACGCTGCTG GACTCCTGTCAGAAGCCCGCGTGTTACGAGAAGACAGTCACACTAACCAAGGAGCCGTACGACTCCCTGGGCATGACGGTGGCGGGCGGCATGTCCAGCCGAGGATGGGACCTTCCCATCTACGTCACAAACGTGGACCCCGACGGCGTGGTGGGACAGGAGGGATCCATCCGCAAGG GTGACATTCTGCTGAATGTGAACGGCATGGATCTGACGGGGGTGACGCGAGGCGAGGCGGTGGCCAACCTCAAGAACACTTCCTCTCCCGTCGTGCTCAAGGTCCTGGAGATGCGTCCGCCCGACGACGACCCGCCGGAGTTCACGCTGCCGCCGTGTCTTTCGTCGTCGCCCACAGACAGCACCAAGAGCCCGCTGCCCAACGACGATTACTCCCCGCTGTGGGTCTCCTGGCTGCAGGTACCCAG ACATCTCTACTGCTGCAAAGACGTTGTTCTGCGGCGGAGCACGTCGGGCAGCCTGGGCTTCAGCATTGTGGGAGGCCACGAGGAGGTCAACTGCAATCAATCGTTTTTCATCCGCTCCATTGTCGAGGGGACGCCGGCCTACAACGATGGCAGGATAAG aTGCGGGGACATCCTGCTGGAGGTGAACGGGAAAAGCACGTGGGGGATGACGCACACGGCACTGGTTCGTCTCCTGAAGGAGCTCCGGGGCAGAATCACCCTGACCATCGTGTCTTGGCCGGGCAGCCTGCTGTAA